The following DNA comes from Cheilinus undulatus linkage group 4, ASM1832078v1, whole genome shotgun sequence.
gtgccagaggcagcaaaacaaccccaaaacatctttgaacctccaccatgtttgactgtaggtactgtgttcttttctttgtaggcctcattctgttttctgtaaacagtggaatgacgtgcttttccaaaaagctctatctcagtctcatctgtccacaaaatgttctcccagaaggattgaggcttactcaggtacatttttgcaaactccagtctggctttttcaTGTCTTTGTCTGCAGtagggttctcctcggtctcctgccatagcgcttcatctcattcagattaccacgtatggtccgagctggcACTTTTGCACCCCGACTCTGCAGGACaccctgaatttgtgtggaggttgactgaggatgtttatccaccattccaactatcctgtgttgcattcttttgtcagtttttttcttccgtccacatccagggtgattagccacagttccatgggttataaacttcttgattatattacgcacagtggacaaaggaatttcaagatctctggagatggtcttttaatcttgagattgttcatatttttcaactattttgcaTCCTAAGTCCTCAGTCAATTTTGGGCTTTTCCcgctcttctccatgcttggtgtgacataCACAGGAACACAACACAAATGTTGAGTCaccttttatacattctaactggcttcaggtttGATTTCTATAATGCCAGCGCCTGTTACTTGACataggtgagtttaaatgaacatcacatgcttgaaataaattGATTCGCCCATAGTTTTagaagggtgccaataattttgtctggcccattttttgagttttgtgtaaaattatgtcagttttggcttttttcttctgctttattgtgttgttccaatgcacataaaggaaataaacatgtgtaaaccaaaaacatttgtaactgcaatcatttctgggagaaatggtgtattttctagaAGAATTCcaagggtgccaatactttcattcATGACTGTACTTGAACTCcgtcacctgaggcagagactcgcTTGCTagataatgcatttaaaatgagaGTTTTATCTGCTTTGTCTCCATTTTAACCATGTGAATTTATCCGGATTTTTCTGATTATTCATCAAACATTCATTATCAGACAAGAAATAGtatttatcaaaaacaaaaacattaaatctttaaataactgtaatttgaaGCCCTTGCATTATCATCAAACATCGAGAtttttaaatatacagtatagATCTATGACAGTGATACTGTACCTGGTCCACAGTCGTATGCTTTCCGAGCTCACTGACTACTGTCCTACAAGAAGCCTCTCCAGCATCAACCTGCAGCACATAGAGACTGTCTGTGTCTGGAAGCTGCAGAGCTGAGACGACACGTCCAACACGAAGGTCCAGACGAGACACGTCCACCTTGGCTTCATCTTGGATCGAAACAGCCGGCCTTTTGACTGCCTTCTTCCCTCCTGGCactaaacaaagacaaacattgTCATATCAATGTACTAAAAAAATCTACACTGAAATTCGTCTGTCaaactatttttcttttaatttataaaCCAAACATCAAACAAGTCTGAAGTCATTATAGCTTGTGAGGTTCTGCATTTTAGACCCCAAAAAATTCAGACTGTTGTTCATCTAGATGTTGATGGTGTTTTATTCTGCAAACAGCCAATATGACTGCAATTAAATAACTGTTTGCTGCAAAGTGGGACAGAAAATACTTCTTAAAACTAACTGGTTACCTGGAGGAACAACACTTTAAAGCATCAGTGAAGTACTTTAATATTTGTGGCAATTTTTACAACCTCTGTGGACAAAGCACTATATGTTATTCTGATCCCATCCTGTGCATGAATATGCAGTCTCTGACTTCTTTTAACAGACAAATGGATCAACTCTGGAGAATTTTTGCCATGGACTGTGTAAACCTGGGCTGCTAGCAGTGTGCATTCAATAACCTTATCTGACATCGACCCTATGGCGGCAGAAACACTGacataaatgaacagaaataGTCTTGTTGCATACAGTGCTGTTtgcttcatttaaaattttctcACAGAAGCACAAAAGGTGATAGGAGAAACAATTCATAATAGCGGAACTGTGCATGGTTTGATCACTTTTCATACACAAGTTtacttttttgtatttgcatgtttaacaaaaaaaaaattcagaaaactTAGACCACAAGGAGattgttttctcagttttttgaaGAACTCTCGTAACGTGAAAACTTAGATTTTTTctcaaacagggaaaaaaaatcactgcagtgAACTTTccaaaatattgttaaaattcTCTGAGAAAGTTGAGGCTTCACAGTGATGTCCTAGGTTTTTCAATGAGTCAACAtgaaaataagcaaaaacaaggaataaaaaagttaaataaaatagccaatactctttttttgccctatAGGATCCAGAGTTTGGAGTCCACTACAGATAATCTGCTGCTTGTGTGAGTCCAAGGTTGTAACTGCACACATaccttaaaaaacaacaaacaaacaaaaagcccAATAATTAgcttaaaatgaataaagtgcAAGGGTTGATAATAAAACCCTCTTAGAAGATTCTGATCTGGGAAAACTGTGCCAGAAATGGTCCAATCTGGCCCCTTTTTAAAACTGCgtttaccatcatgcattgcTCCCTGTGGTTGGGTTTAGTTGGTGCAGAGATGATTGATTTTGTGTAAGGAGCTCAGACTGAGACTGGGTTAAAGGAATCAAGACTTTTTCTCAACATCTATGGATTTTTACAaacaacagctaacaaagctgGATTATTGATCAGGCAAAGTCCCAAGTTCACTGCATGTTAGTGGGTTTGAGTACTTTGATTAAAGGTATAATATGTAGATTTGTTGCACTGAAATGAGGCAACATACTCAGATTTGAGTGGTCTGAGAATTTTTACTTACGGTGAGGAAAGTGTTAATGTCCATGTTAACAAAAGACATGTCATAGTGATTAGTGATAATAAAGCTTGTATaaagtctgattttttaaatagcaACAGTACTAGTACATTTATTGTGGAGCCTATGGGTTTGTTGTTATCAGCTCTTCAATCTGATGGAAATGCAGGTCAAGTTACTTGTTTAGGTTTAACAGATCAAACATGTTTCATGATGTTTTTCCAAAGATTTGCTGGTGTTTTTAAGGTGAACCCCAAATGAGGCCAAACCGCTGTGATGTCACTGTGCATATCAGAGGCAGGATGGGTGTGctctgctccagagcaggaccacACTGGGTGCGGCTTGGTGCACCCTTGTGTGACCAAACTGGTGATGAAAAAGTACATAATCACAGCTTGGTTTAGATATGTTGCCAAATTTATAGTAGAAAAGCCCCATTAAACACTTGCTGGTAAGACAGGATAGAAGGAATTGTGGAGAAGGGGGTGGTCAAGGGGTGTGACCAAATAGAgcttttgttttggtctgaaaatCTGCTATGAAAGCTAAAAGCCTTTAACTGTTGCACgttattttctaaatgaatgaattaatgaaTGAAAGTTGATGCAGATGAAAAACCGTTAATCTAATGGCTTCATCTTCATGAGTTTTTAGGACATCTGTGAACTAACACCTCGCATGATATTACAACATTTAATAACACTTCAGAGTCATAGTCTTGCACTGCGTGCAAGAATGAAAGCTTGTCATAAAGCAAAGCTGGCCAGGGAAACTGActagaaacaaaaaaagcagctatatagtttttttttgcttttttcaacaAGCTGGACTTCTTAACGGCAGAGCAAACATGTGCATCTGTTTATTCACTGTGGGACGTCCAGCATGTGGAGTGAAGTGTTGTGGCAGGAGGTGatatgttgccaaaagtatgTGGACACTCCCTTTCTCCTGTGGCCACTGAGCCCCTCAGGTCTACCTACCTTCGGTCTTGTTGTAGCTGGACACTCGGCCACGGAAGCCCATCTCTTTGAGCTCCCTGCGGACCGTCTTGGTGCTCACAATGACCCCGGAGGCCGTCTGAAACTCGGTTGCGATTGCCTCAACCGAGGGCAGACGGTTTTCCAGCACTACTTTCTCCAACACCTGGCGGTCCTCTTCCTTCAGCTTTTGGGGCCTGCCGCTCCGGGGCAGAGCCGTGGTTATTcctccatttttccacttctgtatCACTGAGCTGACGGTGGATCGAGGTAGGTCCAACAGCACGGAAATTTCCCGGGTTGACTTTTTACACATATGACAACCCACGATAGTCCCCCTCTGAAACTCACTGAGCTCCTCACCACGACCCATGACACCTCAGAGGTCTTAAAATTTCACTTTCTTGTGATATATCGGATATAGGAATTTTCACATGTACTCTTCATcttttcccttttcttcttcttctcctttataTAGCGGTAACAAACCGCGGCAGCGCTTTACCGCCCCCTATGGTCTTCAATGATTACTGCACAACATGGCAGCACTAAACAGACGCATGCGCAATAATGAAATCAAATACAATGAACCTATCAGGTATTTTAAAGCAGAGAcactcttgagccacatgttgCTCTTTTATGATTTGTGGGTCTtgtatgtcttaatttgaaatttcCCTGAAAGCCTTAAAAgtggaaactttgacctcagaaattatctattgcaggtcacattaatcagtttgtttcctacACCTAAACAgtaggttttaatggtcaaacttaattgtcagcctttatttttctctgtatatttccaaTGCCCTTTCCCCCCcccccgtttttttttttttttt
Coding sequences within:
- the LOC121508422 gene encoding aminoacyl tRNA synthase complex-interacting multifunctional protein 1-like isoform X2, producing MGRGEELSEFQRGTIVGCHMCKKSTREISVLLDLPRSTVSSVIQKWKNGGITTALPRSGRPQKLKEEDRQVLEKVVLENRLPSVEAIATEFQTASGVIVSTKTVRRELKEMGFRGRVSSYNKTEGGKKAVKRPAVSIQDEAKVDVSRLDLRVGRVVSALQLPDTDSLYVLQVDAGEASCRTVVSELGKHTTVDQMQNRTVVLLCNLQPAMIRGVLSQAQIMCAKSPDKVELLDPPSGALPGDKVVFQAFPGEADEELKPKQKVWEQVQADLRTDDQCVATYKGAAFEVSNKGVCRVQTMSNAEIK
- the LOC121508422 gene encoding aminoacyl tRNA synthase complex-interacting multifunctional protein 1-like isoform X1; this translates as MGRGEELSEFQRGTIVGCHMCKKSTREISVLLDLPRSTVSSVIQKWKNGGITTALPRSGRPQKLKEEDRQVLEKVVLENRLPSVEAIATEFQTASGVIVSTKTVRRELKEMGFRGRVSSYNKTEVPGGKKAVKRPAVSIQDEAKVDVSRLDLRVGRVVSALQLPDTDSLYVLQVDAGEASCRTVVSELGKHTTVDQMQNRTVVLLCNLQPAMIRGVLSQAQIMCAKSPDKVELLDPPSGALPGDKVVFQAFPGEADEELKPKQKVWEQVQADLRTDDQCVATYKGAAFEVSNKGVCRVQTMSNAEIK